A window of Diadema setosum chromosome 2, eeDiaSeto1, whole genome shotgun sequence contains these coding sequences:
- the LOC140237925 gene encoding uncharacterized protein — protein sequence MWAAIWVLSLYLTVSHGLTDEQAALFVTSGEPERNTQLVGWVRVSSSGDDWLIESNNIPDHATGDFPGRGNPNAIQEQDFDFYVAKNPQVASDSTCLPPGPIAIATNGIVIYNPWDSDQENAVEGDGAEIFDSCDGHPDGNGRYHYHRQPSGCLFSITPGVPSPMIGVAFDGFAIYGPVDESGNLLTSDDLDECHGRYNSDGVYQYHTTADFPYILGCYKGTPQGVNKRSTKCFKASEADAYGNVGSARVQSVSITTTAAPATTTTAPTTVPIPTTRRRTRTRTRRPARRTRRSRSSRRSANIF from the exons ATGTGGGCAGCGATTTGGGTTTTGAGCTTGTATCTGACCGTGTCGCACGGCCTAACCGATGAGCAGGCAGCCTTATTCGTTACTTCGGGGGAACCCGAGCGGAACACACAGCTTGTCGGGTGGGTGCGGGTCTCCTCAAGCGGTGATGATTGGCTTATTGAATCCAACAACATCCCCGACCACGCCACTGGCGACTTTCCTGGCAGGGGAAACCCGAACGCTATTCAGGAGCAAGATTTCGACTTCTACGTGGCGAAGAATCCACAAGTGGCATCGGATAGCACCTGCCTACCTCCGGGTCCCATCGCCATCGCCACTAACGGCATCGTTATCTACAACCCGTGGGACAGCGACCAGGAGAACGCGGTGGAAGGCGATGGCGCGGAGATATTCGATAGCTGTGATGGCCATCCAGATGGGAATGGACG GTATCATTATCACCGCCAACCATCTGGTTGTTTATTCTCCATAACTCCCGGCGTTCCATCTCCGATGATCGGCGTCGCCTTCGACGGTTTTGCCATCTACGGACCCGTCGACGAGAGCGGCAACTTGCTGACTTCGGACGATCTCGACGAGTGTCACGGGCGGTACAACAGCGACGGTGTCTACCAGTATCACACCACGGCCGATTTCCCTTACATCCTCGGCTGCTACAAGGGAACGCCTCAGGGAGTGAACAAACGCAGCACGAAATGCTTCAAGGCATCAGAAGCGGACGCCTATGGCAACGTGGGAAGCGCACGCGTCCAGAGTGTCTCAATCACAACCACAGCGGCACCAGCAACAACCACGACGGCACCCACCACCGTGCCCATCCCGACGACACGCCGACGAACTAGGACCCGCACCAGACGACCGGCGCGTCGTACTCGTCGCTCCCGTTCCTCTCGTCGTTCCGCTAACATCTTTTAG